The following are from one region of the Ptychodera flava strain L36383 chromosome 15, AS_Pfla_20210202, whole genome shotgun sequence genome:
- the LOC139151488 gene encoding serine/arginine-rich splicing factor 2-like, which yields MSYSRGPPEIEGMHSLKVDNLTYRTTPDDLRRCFEKYGDVGDVYIPRDRFTRESRGFAFVRFYDKRDAEDALDSMDGAILDGRELRVQMARYGRPSDPRRPPPRNRYYGGGGGGGGYGGSSYGRRRPRSYSRSRSRSPVRRSRRYSRSRSRSRSRDYRRSNSGSRSRSPRRSRSRSRSPRPSRSPKSFSRSRSKSCTPVKSPGGSKSRSVSKSRSRSP from the exons ATGAGCTATAGCCGTGGGCCGCCAGAAATAGAGGGAATGCATTCCCTTAAAGTGGACAATTTGACTTACCGAACAACCCCAGACGATTTACGACGCTGTTTCGAGAAGTATGGCGATGTCGGAGATGTCTATATTCCACGAGATCGCTTCACCCGCGAAAGCCGAGGGTTTGCGTTTGTGAG ATTCTATGATAAACGAGATGCAGAAGACGCGTTGGATTCAATGGATGGTGCCATATTAGATGGTAGGGAACTCAGAGTACAGATGGCTCGTTATGGGAGGCCCTCAGATCCACGCAGACCGCCACCAAGAAATAGATACTACGGAGGTGGTGGTGGAGGAGGAGGATATGGTGGTAGTAGTTACGGAAGACGTCGTCCGAG GTcatattcaaggtcaagatCCCGATCTCCAGTCCGTCGTAGCAGACGCTATTCTCGCAGCAGATCCCGGTCTCGTAGCCGTGATTATCGTCGTAGCAACAGTGGTAGCAGGTCAAGGTCACCACGCAGGTCTCGTTCCAGATCCAGGTCTCCACGTCCATCTCGCTCACCGAAATCGTTCTCACGTTCACGTTCCAAATCTTGCACTCCAGTGAAGTCACCGGGTGGCTCCAAGTCAAGATCAGTGTCAAAGTCCCGATCAAGGTCACCGTAA
- the LOC139151489 gene encoding ubiquitin domain-containing protein UBFD1-like, which produces MVHPLVIIFIALRSPNFPVQSPSGSFNMAEEIDGKMDLPAKECETKEKGASGDGESTKMDTSDHGGDDSKSTEQTVTDTNLANNAEKSEQSEHVEQIEASTKSTDVSDFKAIAPAAPTTESTTPKETVDFKIVYNKQKHDVTFGLDETVATLKLHIQTLTGVPPAMQKVMFKGLMKDDKTLRELKVTKGAKMMVVGSTLNDVIAVNTPSTEAGKEEQSESAPTKEPLSKQKPHKKVLEKGKPDDALPGIKGIKERLPTVPLSGMLNKAGGKVRLTFKLEVDQVWIGTKERTEKVPMASIKNVISEPIDGHEEYHMLALQLGPTEASGTGFTGYQHST; this is translated from the exons atggtccaccctttaGTGATAATCTTCATTGCGTTAAGGAGTCCGAATTTTCCTGTACAGTCACCTAGCGGGTCATTCAATATGGCGGAAGAAATAG ATGGCAAAATGGACTTACCTGCCAAGGAATGTGAAACTAAGGAGAAAGGAGCTAGTGGCGATGGTGAAAGTACTAAAATGGACACTAGTGATCACGGAGGAGATGACTCCAAATCCACTGAACAAACTGTGACAGATACAAACTTAGCAAATAATGCTGAGAAATCAGAACAATCTGAGCACGTTGAGCAGATTGAAGCGTCGACAAAATCAACGGACGTCAGCGATTTCAAAGCAATTGCCCCAGCGGCTCCAACAACTGAAAGTACAACGCCCAAAGAAACCGTAGACTTTAAGATTGTTTATAACAAACAGAAACACGATGTTACATTTGGTCTTGATGAGACAGTCGCCACTTTGAAATTACATATCCAAACACTGACGG GTGTCCCACCTGCCATGCAAAAAGTCATGTTCAAGGGTCTGATGAAGGACGATAAGACATTAAGAGAACTCAAAGTTACCAAAGGTGCTAAAATGATGGTGGTCGGGTCGACACTAAATGATGTCATTGCCGTGAACACACCGAGTACTGAGGCTGGCAAAGAGGAACAGTCAGAGTCAG CACCCACCAAGGAGCCACTGTCCAAACAAAAACCACATAAGAAAGTACTAGAGAAAGGAAAGCCAGATGATGCCCTCCCTGGCATCAAAGGAATCAAG GAGAGACTTCCAACTGTGCCGTTGTCCGGAATGCTGAATAAAGCTGGAGGGAAAGTTCGGTTGACATTCAAACTTGAAGTTGACCAAGTTTGGATAGGAACGAAAG AACGAACAGAAAAGGTTCCCATGGCAAGCATAAAAAACGTAATCAGTGAGCCAATTGATGGACACGAAGAATATCATATGTTG GCTCTCCAACTGGGGCCTACAGAAGCCTCCGGTACTGGATTTACTGGGTACCAGCACAGTACGTAG